In bacterium, the sequence ACCATGACAAAGTAAAACTGTGTTTTCCTCGGAGAACTTGCGTTTACCCTTGGGTCGTTTTTCGCGCACCTCAATCTTTACATCCGGGTCGAGAGAGTCAATCAAATAATCTTTCTGGATGGTCTCGGATTTTTTCATCTTGGCTCCGTATAGATACTCGTCCCATATCCGAAATAGAACCTAAGTAATACTCTTTTTTGCTGACTATTACCTAGTTTATGCTTGCCCCAAAGGCCTGTTATAGAAATATATAGCTGCTTGATTTGGAATTCGCCATGCACAGGTTGAACACGACGGTGGCGAGGACGGCTTCATCGCCGGAGACTAGAGAACGAAGCGAGGTCATGACGGACTCCTTGGAATGAAGGTCGAATGTGATCTGCTAAGTTTAAGGTGCCGGGCAGCGGTGGCCAGGGTTGAATCTCCCAATTGTTGAGGAGCACACCCCCCGGCCTGGGGAACATGTTTGAACGCTACGGCTAGGCGCCCAGTTTCTCCCGAATCCAGTCCTGCATGTAGGGGAGTCCTATCGACAGGTAGTCGTTTTGGCAGTGCTGCGCGCCTCCGGTCTTCTGGGTGTAGACCTTCATGGATTTGTCCTTCGAGCCAACTGCCTTGTAGAGCGCTTTGGCGTCGCGCAACGGAATCTGCCGGTCGTCCTCCCCGTGGGTCAATAAGAAGGGGCAGCGCATCTTCTGGACCACGCCATCGAGGCGGAAGTTTTCGAGCTTTTGGAGGACCTCCTCCTGAGATTTCACGTTGAGGACCCAGTAGATGTATTCGGTCGGCACCCCCTGGGCGGCCTTCCCCGCCGAATCGAAGCGACCCTTCCAGGTGTCCCGGTAGTCCCAGGTGGCGCCCCAGGCGACGCAGGCCTTGTAGCGCTTGTCCATGCTGGCGCACCGGGGGGCATAGTAGCCGCCAAGGCTAACCGCCATAATCCCGATTTTCTTGGCGTTCACGTCCTTACGTGATTCAAGATAGTCGATGGCGGCCGAACCCGCAGCCTCGTAGTCGTAGCGGAGGTAGCTCTTGTGAAATCGGATAGCCTCTCCCGTGCCGGGACCGTCCACGAACAGGCAACTCATCCCCCGGCGGATCAGGCCGTCTGCGGCGCGAATGAACACGATTTCCTTGGAGGTGTCGAGCCCGTCGAAGAGGACGACGACGGGGGGCCTGGCCTTCCGGGTGTTCTCGGCGTGGACGAAGTAGGCGGGAAGCTTTTCGCCGTCGTGGGTGGTGATCGTGACGTGTTCAGTCCTCGGGCGGTCGGTCAGGCGGAGGTAGCGGTGGAAGCAGTCGATCGAGGTCCGGAAGGCACTGAGGGATTTTCTGTCCTTGGGCTGGCGAAACCGGTCGCCGATTTGGTAGTAGAGGCAGGCCCGCTTGTAGTGGGCGGCGGCGGAGAGAAGGTTCCCGTTTTTCTCTTCGCCTATCCCCATGGCGCGGACCCGGCCGCCCATTTTTGTCCACTCGCTGAACCAGAGCTCATCGTCGCCGAGCTTTTTCGAAAGCGCCCGGCCGACTCGATCCACCTCGCCGATATCGGAGCCCCCCCACTGGGCCGCCGAGATGAGCATGCAGATCGAGGCGGACCATCGGTAGTCAGTCGGGAAGTAGGTGAACCAAGTGGCTTTACCTGTGGCTTTGACTGGCGGCATGCGTTTTCCTCCTCTGTGCTCCGCAAAAATTCGATCCCACGTAAAATGAACGCTTTAGCATGGTCGCACTATTGGTCGGCCGTGTGGCAAAATTCAGCCCATGCCCAAACTCAAAAGTGTCTTTCAGGTAGCCACAGACCTCATTTCGCTTTTCATTCTCTTCTTTCGGCCGCGGGGCTACCTGGCCGCAGAGAACCCGTCCTGTCCAAAAACTCGACCGAACCGAGGGTGAGGTAGATTTCCCTGATAATTCCCTGTCCCTGGCGCATTCCTGATCAAGCGCGAATCGGTGTGTGAAACAGTCCCCGGCAATGTGCCAGCCATGCAAAATTTCTTAAATCCGCCTGAGTAGGCAGTCCCTTCCCGCCGGCATCATCGGGAGTCTTCAAATCCAGCGCCCGATGAACCCGGTGGGCATTGTAGTAATCCTTGAACTCTCCCAGTTTCTCTTCCAGATCGCGTTTGTTCCAGAAGAGCATCTGATCCAAGTATTCCCGCCGAATCGTGCCGATGAGTTTTTCGGTAAAAAAGAAATCGGCACATGGGGAACGGTTTTGATCCCCTCGATTTCCCGAATACGTAATTGGCCTGCCATTGATGATATCTGAACAAGGAATCATGATCCGAGCTGAGATAGCGCGGGGCGCCTCTGCCAGCGGTCGCCTGATGGAACATCCGGCAGCGCGCCGGGCCATCGACATCGCCTGCGTGGATACCCAAGCCGATGGTTCTCCTTGTGAACTGGTCCATGACGAGAAGAACCCTTGGGACCGGGCTTGCCCCTTCTTTTGGAGGAGTAGAGCAGGCGGTATTTGTGCTTCTTCAGTGCCCGGTGAAAACCCAAGATCGTCGATGGTTTTAGAATGATGGCAGACCGCCGAGTGCGTCGTTCACCAAGGAAACTCCCTAGTAAACCGATATAGAGGCGATCGAAAGGAGTAAGATTGGGCGCCCGGTGCCTGGAGCGGCTGATGATGAGAAGCTGCTGTTTCAGGAGGAGATTTTCAGCAATGAGTGCTTTCCTCCCGCCCGGTCTGAGCAGCTTGGCAAATGTGGCCAGGATGTGGGCGGAAAGCAGGAAAATATGTTTCATGGCGGGGGAGCTTAGGGAGAAGGGTTCTTGGGGGCAAGGCGACGAAAGACCTGAATTCAGGCTAAACTTATCAATTCGCCATGCACAGGATTCATCAACTACTATTCATAGACATTCTCAACGGTCCGTCGCGTGATAACACCGTTCGCCAAGTCAAGGCGCACCGCTTCTTTTGGTCGTTTCTTCGGATTTCCATACCCCCCTCCGCCTGGAAGCCTGAGAGTAAGAATGTCTGCCAGGTTCAGCCAGAAGGTGCGGCCCGAGGGAATGGGTTTTCCGTTCAGGAGAATATCCCCGGGAGCTCCTGGCCCTCCGCCAGCCATCCCCTCGGGAGGGAAATCCCCCCGCCGGTAGACCAATGCGACGCGCCCAGGGGTATTCGCCAGCATCTGGAAGCTGACCTCTTGGCCCGCTCCGCCGCGGTATCGCCCCGCCCCCCCGCCGTCCGGCCGGATCGCCTGGCTCAGGACCCGGAGCGGGAATTCACGTTCCATAATTTCAGCTGGGATGCAGGAAATATTCGTCGGGAAAGAAAGGTTCGCCAAACCGTCCGACATGGGGTTGGCCCCCTGCCCGCCCGCGAAGAAGAAGATACCCGAGTATGGCTTTCCGTTATCGTCCGCTCCGCTCAGGACAAATCCCGAGAAAGGAAAGCCGGCTTCGCCGGGAATCCGCTCCGGGATGACG encodes:
- a CDS encoding prolyl oligopeptidase family serine peptidase; the protein is MPPVKATGKATWFTYFPTDYRWSASICMLISAAQWGGSDIGEVDRVGRALSKKLGDDELWFSEWTKMGGRVRAMGIGEEKNGNLLSAAAHYKRACLYYQIGDRFRQPKDRKSLSAFRTSIDCFHRYLRLTDRPRTEHVTITTHDGEKLPAYFVHAENTRKARPPVVVLFDGLDTSKEIVFIRAADGLIRRGMSCLFVDGPGTGEAIRFHKSYLRYDYEAAGSAAIDYLESRKDVNAKKIGIMAVSLGGYYAPRCASMDKRYKACVAWGATWDYRDTWKGRFDSAGKAAQGVPTEYIYWVLNVKSQEEVLQKLENFRLDGVVQKMRCPFLLTHGEDDRQIPLRDAKALYKAVGSKDKSMKVYTQKTGGAQHCQNDYLSIGLPYMQDWIREKLGA
- a CDS encoding integrase core domain-containing protein, whose translation is MARRAAGCSIRRPLAEAPRAISARIMIPCSDIINGRPITYSGNRGDQNRSPCADFFFTEKLIGTIRREYLDQMLFWNKRDLEEKLGEFKDYYNAHRVHRALDLKTPDDAGGKGLPTQADLRNFAWLAHCRGLFHTPIRA